From the genome of Pseudomonas sp. TMP9, one region includes:
- a CDS encoding response regulator, with amino-acid sequence MRRLRIATYLLVSTLLMLLTAAAAQAAVVSWSSLSDPSAELQLDDVRSPERQAQFRNTDLTQLYTPGGSALWLHVRLPASNDAQMLRIFAPYLAYLDLFVLRGDALVDQAHTGSNLPFSSRPLASRDFLLPLPIAEQPLDVFLRVASEHALRPSITLQSAQAMAADDNRPLLLGVLLGCLMMVVIYNLVRYAYTRAASGLWLAATQACQLVAVVSLLGISTPWLNEWHSLQPQITNLAMLLTAICALGFTASFFKKVCPSTPLRHLLTAEMVMLGLVCVTLLAATHLQFNQWVYLLNALVALSILLVALTHWRHGYPPARLFSLALLIFCVAFICALPVLFGYWAVHTEWMVYALVAVTVVSSFILSMALSDRQRRIMQAQFIFSRTLAASSAELKAKAEFLAKISHEIRTPMNGVLGMAELLLGTPLSAKQRDYAQTINSSGNELLTLINEILDISKLESGQIELDDVQFDLNALIEDCLDIFRAKAEQQKVELISFMQPQVPRVIGGDPTRLRQTLLSLLDNAFKQTDEGEILLVVALDTSQDAPRLRIAVQDSGKPLDASERDALLNAELHSKDFLAATKLGGRLGLVIARQLVRLMDGEFGIQNSNRGSTLWLTLPLDATRLEEPLTDFDTSLQGMRLLVVDDNDTCRKVLVQQCSAWGMQVSAVPSGKEAMALLRTKAHLREFFDAVLLDQDMPGMTGMQLAARIKEDANLNHDILLIMLTGISHAPSKIIARNAGIKRILAKPVAGYTLKTTLADELAQRGKGESPMFTPLPVSAALHVPDDFRILVAEDNSISTKVIRGMLGKLNLQPDTASNGQEALNAMKAQQYDLVLMDCEMPVLDGFSATEQLRAWEAAEQRTRTPVVALTAHILHEHKERARLSGMDGHMSKPVEMSQLRELVEHWVAEREIRLQRNALPS; translated from the coding sequence GTGCGCCGGCTTAGGATTGCCACCTACCTGCTCGTCAGCACCCTGCTGATGCTGCTCACTGCAGCCGCTGCTCAAGCGGCTGTGGTGTCGTGGTCAAGCCTGAGCGACCCAAGCGCCGAACTGCAACTCGATGATGTGCGCAGCCCCGAGCGCCAGGCACAGTTTCGCAACACCGACCTAACCCAACTCTACACCCCTGGCGGCAGTGCGCTGTGGCTGCATGTACGCCTGCCCGCCAGCAATGACGCACAGATGCTGCGTATTTTCGCCCCGTACCTCGCCTACCTGGACCTTTTTGTACTGCGCGGTGACGCGCTGGTGGACCAAGCGCATACCGGCAGCAACCTACCCTTTAGCAGCCGCCCATTGGCCAGCCGCGATTTTCTCTTGCCGCTGCCTATCGCCGAGCAACCGCTGGATGTCTTCCTGCGCGTGGCCTCTGAACATGCGCTGCGCCCGAGCATCACCCTGCAAAGCGCACAAGCCATGGCCGCAGACGATAATCGACCGCTACTGCTTGGTGTGCTGCTGGGCTGCCTGATGATGGTGGTGATCTATAACCTCGTGCGCTATGCCTACACCCGCGCGGCGAGCGGTTTATGGCTGGCAGCCACTCAGGCCTGCCAGTTGGTCGCGGTAGTTAGCCTGCTGGGCATCAGCACGCCGTGGCTGAATGAATGGCACAGCCTGCAGCCACAAATCACTAACCTGGCGATGTTACTGACGGCCATTTGTGCACTGGGATTTACCGCCAGCTTCTTCAAAAAAGTCTGCCCCAGCACACCCCTTAGGCATCTGTTGACGGCTGAAATGGTGATGCTTGGCTTGGTTTGCGTGACGCTGTTGGCGGCTACCCACTTGCAGTTCAACCAGTGGGTTTACCTGTTGAATGCGCTTGTGGCGTTGAGCATCCTGCTGGTGGCGCTGACTCATTGGCGCCATGGTTACCCGCCCGCGCGCTTATTCAGCCTGGCGTTGCTGATTTTTTGTGTGGCGTTTATCTGTGCGCTGCCGGTTCTTTTCGGTTACTGGGCCGTCCACACCGAGTGGATGGTCTATGCCTTGGTGGCCGTCACAGTGGTTAGCAGCTTTATCCTCAGCATGGCCTTGAGCGACCGGCAACGGCGCATCATGCAGGCTCAATTTATTTTCAGCCGCACCCTCGCCGCCAGTTCGGCTGAGCTGAAGGCCAAGGCCGAGTTTCTCGCCAAAATCAGCCATGAAATCCGCACACCGATGAATGGCGTGCTGGGCATGGCCGAACTGCTACTCGGCACCCCGTTATCCGCCAAGCAGCGTGACTATGCGCAAACCATCAACAGTTCCGGTAACGAGCTGCTGACGCTGATCAACGAGATCCTCGACATCTCCAAGTTGGAGTCCGGGCAGATCGAGCTGGACGATGTGCAGTTCGACCTTAATGCCTTGATCGAAGACTGTTTGGACATCTTCCGCGCCAAGGCCGAGCAACAGAAAGTTGAGCTGATCAGTTTTATGCAGCCGCAAGTGCCACGGGTGATCGGCGGCGACCCTACACGCCTGCGCCAAACCCTGCTGAGCCTGCTCGATAACGCCTTCAAACAAACCGATGAAGGTGAAATTCTGCTGGTGGTGGCCCTTGATACGAGCCAAGACGCGCCGCGCTTGCGCATTGCCGTGCAAGACAGCGGTAAGCCGCTGGACGCCAGCGAGCGCGACGCCCTGCTAAATGCCGAGTTGCACAGCAAAGACTTCCTCGCCGCGACCAAACTTGGCGGCCGGCTTGGCCTGGTCATTGCGCGCCAACTGGTGCGCCTGATGGACGGCGAATTTGGCATCCAAAACAGCAATCGCGGTTCCACCCTGTGGCTTACCCTACCGCTGGATGCCACACGCCTGGAGGAACCCCTCACCGACTTCGATACCTCCCTGCAAGGCATGCGCTTGCTGGTGGTGGATGACAACGACACCTGTCGCAAAGTGCTGGTACAGCAATGCAGCGCTTGGGGCATGCAGGTTAGCGCGGTGCCATCCGGCAAAGAAGCCATGGCCCTGTTGCGCACCAAGGCGCACCTGCGCGAGTTCTTCGATGCGGTGCTGCTCGATCAAGACATGCCCGGCATGACCGGCATGCAGTTGGCGGCGCGAATCAAAGAAGATGCCAACCTCAACCATGACATTCTGCTGATCATGCTCACCGGCATCAGCCATGCGCCCAGCAAGATCATCGCTCGCAACGCCGGGATCAAACGCATCCTGGCCAAGCCCGTGGCCGGCTATACGCTGAAAACCACCTTGGCCGACGAGTTGGCGCAGCGCGGTAAAGGTGAGTCACCGATGTTCACCCCACTGCCGGTGAGCGCGGCTCTGCATGTCCCTGATGATTTCCGCATTCTGGTGGCCGAGGACAACAGCATTTCCACCAAAGTAATCCGTGGCATGCTCGGCAAACTTAACCTGCAACCGGACACCGCCAGCAATGGCCAAGAAGCGCTCAATGCGATGAAAGCCCAGCAGTATGATTTGGTGCTGATGGACTGTGAAATGCCCGTGCTTGATGGTTTCTCCGCCACTGAGCAACTGCGCGCCTGGGAGGCCGCCGAACAGCGCACCCGCACCCCAGTGGTGGCGCTTACTGCGCATATCCTGCATGAGCACAAAGAGCGCGCACGCCTGTCGGGCATGGACGGGCACATGTCCAAACCCGTGGAAATGTCGCAACTGCGCGAGCTGGTCGAGCATTGGGTAGCCGAGCGGGAAATCCGTCTTCAGCGCAACGCCTTGCCATCCTGA